GCCAATAGTTGAACGTCACCTAAAAGTAAGGCTTCAAGTTCTTTAGAGTCACCAAATAATGTGGAGTTAGGGAAAACTTCAACACACAATTTGCCATTCATTTCTTTGTTTACACGGTCTGCAAAGTTATTTGCTGCAACGACTTTAGGGTGAGTTGTACCACCGGTAACGTGGCTGAATTTGACAACACGTTCACCTGAATCACAGTTTGCAACGGCTGTACCGGCAGAAAGAGCGAGTGCTAAAGAGGTAAGAGCAAGGCTGATTTTTTTCATTTTTATGAAACTCCAAAAACTGAATTATTATTGTGTACCTGTTTTTTTAGTCTAGTTTTTTGCTATAGATAGACAGAGCAAAACAGGTGATGCTTAGTCATACTGTTTACACAATCTATGCCAACTCTTTAACTATTATATTAACATGATGATTTTAAAGGAAAATAATCCCACACCGAGTGGTTTTTTTACTTAATGTGTCTTATCTAAAAAATAGAATGGGTGAGATTACGCACAAAATTATTTTTACTATGGGTGGCTGTCCGCTCATAAAGGTTCTTAATGCGCCCAGACTCTATGATTTGTATCAATCATTTATATCAATGTCTGATGATTTTCTTTTGGGGGGTTGTGTTAACGATCATGAGCCTCATATAAGACATTATGGTTAATAACAATTCTTAGCATGGAGAAAGAGCATGACTGATATAGATATTGGCATAAACAAAGAAAGCAGAACGGAAATTTCAGACGGTTTAAAACGACTTTTAGCGGACTCTTACACGCTGTATTTACAAACGCATAACTTTCACTGGAATGTAACCGGATTGCAGTTTCGTGAATTACATTTGATGTTTGAAGAGCATTATACGGAACTAGCGACGGCTGTTGATGATATTGCCGAACGTATTCGAACACTTGATGTTCCAGCACCTGGAACCTACAAAGAATTTGCTAAACTCAGCTCCATTAAAGAAGTAGACGGTGTTCCAAGTTCATCAGAGATGGTTGATTTGCTTACCAAAGGGCATGAACAGGTCATTAAAACGGCTCGTCAGGTATTAAAAATAGCACAAGGTGCGGACGATGAATCCACTGCCTCACTTGTGTCTGACCGTATGCGCATACACGAGAAGACAGCTTGGATGTTGAGAGCCTCTAAAAGAGCATAACAAGCCGCTAAACAAACAGCATAAAAAGGGAGACTTTACGGTCTCCCTTTTTTTGTTTTTAAATCAAGACTTCAAGCTCTTGATCGCAACAGCTCTTCTACAAGCAACTTCAAATGTTTCTCTACTTGCTTCTTTGTCTTTAATCCAAAAGCGGTAAAATCTATCTCGCCTGCCGATTGTGTTATCACGGTGTTTAGTAGTGAATAATCTTTGTGGGTCGTTGTCAGTTGCTTATGAGTTATCGCGTGCTTTACGAGACGAGTGAGTTGCGCTCGAATAGTAAGGTACGGCCTGTGGTGGTTCACAAACAGAGCGAGGTCTTTTTGGTCTTTTTCGCTAAGAATGGTTGCTGACGGTTCTGTGTTCAGGGCCCCCTTACTGAGTTTGTTTGCTAAGTTCGCGTCTATATCTGGGTA
This genomic stretch from Marinomonas primoryensis harbors:
- a CDS encoding Dps family protein; the protein is MTDIDIGINKESRTEISDGLKRLLADSYTLYLQTHNFHWNVTGLQFRELHLMFEEHYTELATAVDDIAERIRTLDVPAPGTYKEFAKLSSIKEVDGVPSSSEMVDLLTKGHEQVIKTARQVLKIAQGADDESTASLVSDRMRIHEKTAWMLRASKRA